The following is a genomic window from Luteitalea sp..
GGTCCGTCCGCTCGAGGGGCCGATCGTTGCCACGGTACATCCGGATGAACGGTCGCTGCACCGTAAACTGTAGCGTGTCCAACCAATGAGCCCACGACGTCCGGCGGGGTACGTCGAGAATGAACGGCCGATCGGGATGGGTGGACACGCATGCGGCGACCAGTTCGCGCGCCGTGGCCTCGTCGCGCGCGACGAGCGGACCGAGGTGCTCGAACGCATGACCGCGGCGTCCGAACAGGTAGCCGTCGATGTGCTCTTGCCCGCCGACCCACGCATACTCCGGTGCATCGCGCCTGAACGCGTCGAGCAACCAACGCCGGTCCGCTCCGAACACCTCGCGATCCTGCATCAGCACCTCGTTGACATCATCGTCTTGCATGGGTCGAGCGCTCGACCTGCCGACGCCCGATTCACGCTCGCCCGACCTCGACGTCGGCCCTACAGCGCGCTGCATGCGCTGCAGCCGGTACTCCTCTCGAAATCCGGCGCGCTCATACAGTCCAAAGCCGGCGGGTGTGGCATCGAGACGCACCACCGGTCCATCATGCAAGATCGTGAGCGCTTCTTCGAGGAGGCGCGTGCCAATGCCGGCGCCACGGTACGCAGGTAGGACGAGCGCCATCGCGATCCAGCTGAAGGCGCTCCCATAACGAAGTGTCGCAACGCTGCCCACGACCTCATCGCTGTCGTCAACCGCGACACAGCACCCTTCAGGGCTCGAGGCGAGAAACAGCTCCCAGTCGCGTGCAACTTGGTTCCATTGGCTCGCGCGGCACAACTGCAGGCCTGCAGCGATGTCGTCGTGGCGCATCGTCCGGATCCGCACAGGCTGTCGCTGGTGCGCGTCCGGGGCCGTCGGACCTCGAGACAGTGCATCCATCACTTCAGCTCCTCCATCGTGGAGGCACGACCGAGCTCGCCCATGGGCCAGAACACGAGCACGAAGGTAAGCAGATACTCAACCTCGAACCTCTACAGGACTGCCGTTCTGCGACTTGCTGGACTCGGCCGCATCCATGAACGCAATGATCTCGAGCGTTTCCTCTGGCGCGACTGGCGGCGTTCCCGTTCGCAGGAACTCGACGATCGCGGTCACGAGACCGTGATACATGGGCCGAGCGTCTTTCTTGGTCGACGCCGATGAGGGCGCGGATTGGACGAGCGACGGCGAGCCGACGACACCCTCGCTTCCGAAGACGACCGCTCCGTAGGAAGCCTCGCCTTCGCGGATCCCGCGCACCACACCGAGCCGGCCGTCCTTCCATTGGCCAACAACGACGTCAGCGCCGTCCGTGTGCGTGCGGGTCACGCGCGCACACCCTGGGCCCAGCAGCGTATAGAGCATTTCGACGCTGTGGATGCCGTACCAGAACAAGTCTGGATGATGCGGCTCGGTAGGCGCCG
Proteins encoded in this region:
- a CDS encoding GNAT family N-acetyltransferase, with translation MDALSRGPTAPDAHQRQPVRIRTMRHDDIAAGLQLCRASQWNQVARDWELFLASSPEGCCVAVDDSDEVVGSVATLRYGSAFSWIAMALVLPAYRGAGIGTRLLEEALTILHDGPVVRLDATPAGFGLYERAGFREEYRLQRMQRAVGPTSRSGERESGVGRSSARPMQDDDVNEVLMQDREVFGADRRWLLDAFRRDAPEYAWVGGQEHIDGYLFGRRGHAFEHLGPLVARDEATARELVAACVSTHPDRPFILDVPRRTSWAHWLDTLQFTVQRPFIRMYRGNDRPLERTDHVFAIVGPEFG